A single Arachnia propionica DNA region contains:
- a CDS encoding PLD nuclease N-terminal domain-containing protein, whose amino-acid sequence MLRVLLIVAVVMLTIYCVVELAQTKGTRVRTMPRWLWLFVVICVPVIGPFAWLFAGRPSSRPRPRQLGPDDDEDFLRGLR is encoded by the coding sequence GTGCTCAGGGTGCTCTTGATCGTCGCAGTGGTGATGCTCACCATCTACTGCGTCGTCGAACTCGCGCAGACCAAGGGGACCCGCGTGCGCACAATGCCCCGTTGGCTGTGGCTGTTCGTCGTGATCTGTGTCCCGGTGATCGGCCCGTTCGCCTGGTTGTTCGCAGGACGCCCCTCCTCACGTCCCCGGCCCCGCCAGCTCGGCCCTGACGACGACGAGGACTTCCTGCGCGGCCTGCGCTGA
- a CDS encoding 1,4-dihydroxy-2-naphthoate polyprenyltransferase, giving the protein MMSFSTWVAGARPRTLPAAAAPILAGVAAGLGTTPAPPLWRLILLPLLCLGVALALQVGVNYANDYSDGIRGTDDVRVGPVRLTASGLARPGAVKRAAFLCFGVAAVLGSVTVVLSGHWWLLGVGAASILAAWYYTGGSRPYGYRGLGEVMVFLFFGLVATVGTTLVTFDSAPPASWVAATGIGALASALLVVNNLRDLTADAEVGKRTLATRLGDSGTRVFFVALLVAGAVSVLGVMALSTPWAGLGLLGFVLVLGPAARLLGGAIGRDLIAMLQATSFTELAMAAGLLLGAVVGR; this is encoded by the coding sequence ATCATGAGCTTCTCCACGTGGGTGGCCGGTGCCCGGCCCCGGACCCTCCCTGCCGCCGCCGCACCCATCCTGGCGGGAGTGGCGGCAGGGCTCGGGACCACCCCCGCGCCGCCCCTGTGGCGCCTGATTCTGCTTCCCCTGCTCTGCCTCGGGGTGGCGCTGGCCCTCCAGGTGGGGGTCAACTATGCCAACGATTATTCCGACGGCATCCGCGGCACCGACGACGTGCGCGTCGGCCCGGTCCGGTTGACCGCATCCGGGCTGGCGCGTCCCGGAGCGGTGAAACGGGCCGCGTTCCTGTGTTTCGGTGTGGCGGCGGTGCTGGGGAGCGTGACCGTCGTGCTCAGCGGCCACTGGTGGCTGCTGGGGGTCGGGGCCGCCAGCATCCTCGCAGCCTGGTATTACACGGGCGGTTCCCGGCCCTACGGGTATCGGGGCCTCGGTGAGGTCATGGTCTTCCTGTTCTTCGGGCTGGTGGCGACGGTGGGAACCACCCTGGTCACCTTCGACTCGGCCCCACCGGCCTCCTGGGTGGCGGCCACCGGGATCGGGGCCCTGGCCAGTGCCCTGCTGGTGGTCAACAACCTCCGCGACCTCACCGCCGACGCCGAGGTGGGCAAACGCACCCTGGCCACCCGGCTGGGTGATTCCGGAACCCGGGTCTTCTTCGTGGCGCTGCTGGTGGCGGGTGCGGTCTCGGTGCTGGGGGTGATGGCGCTCAGCACGCCTTGGGCGGGTCTGGGACTGCTGGGTTTTGTTCTGGTGCTCGGTCCCGCCGCGCGGCTGCTGGGTGGGGCCATCGGACGTGACCTGATCGCGATGCTCCAGGCCACGTCCTTCACGGAGTTGGCGATGGCCGCCGGGCTGCTGCTGGGGGCGGTGGTCGGCCGGTGA
- a CDS encoding o-succinylbenzoate synthase: MIVFDIPLLVPFRGVTRRQGILFEGEAGWAEWSPFREYGDEEAASWLRASVAAAREGHPEPLRDHVAVNGIIPAIGPAEVARRAAESGCRTLKVKVAAPGEGLDDDVARVAAARAALPGGAIRVDANGAWTPDRAEEAIRELAQFGLEYVEQPCASAEELAELRRRLDGMVAIAADESIRRAADPLRVRDLGAADVVVLKVQPLGGAAACLDLAERLGLPVVVSSAVETSVGLEAGLRLAAALPELPFACGLETGRLLARDVTAHPLLPAAGQIEVRPAHVDADLLAACRADARTERWWLDRLHRVAAAAGMELP, from the coding sequence GTGATCGTCTTCGACATCCCCCTGCTGGTTCCGTTCCGGGGCGTCACCCGGCGGCAGGGAATCCTGTTCGAGGGCGAGGCGGGCTGGGCCGAGTGGAGTCCCTTCCGGGAATACGGCGACGAGGAGGCCGCTTCCTGGCTGCGGGCCTCCGTCGCGGCGGCCCGAGAGGGTCATCCCGAACCGCTGCGGGACCACGTGGCCGTCAACGGCATCATCCCGGCCATCGGCCCCGCCGAGGTGGCGCGGCGGGCCGCGGAATCCGGGTGCCGCACCCTCAAGGTCAAGGTCGCGGCCCCCGGCGAGGGTCTCGACGACGACGTGGCCCGGGTGGCGGCCGCCCGCGCTGCCCTGCCCGGCGGGGCGATCCGCGTCGACGCCAATGGGGCCTGGACGCCCGACCGGGCCGAGGAGGCGATCCGGGAGCTCGCGCAGTTCGGCCTCGAATACGTGGAACAGCCCTGCGCCAGCGCGGAGGAGCTCGCCGAGCTGCGCCGCCGCCTGGACGGCATGGTCGCGATCGCTGCCGACGAATCCATCCGGCGGGCCGCCGATCCCTTGCGGGTGCGGGATCTCGGCGCGGCCGACGTGGTGGTGTTGAAGGTGCAGCCGCTCGGCGGGGCCGCCGCCTGCCTCGACCTGGCGGAGCGGCTGGGGCTTCCCGTGGTGGTCTCCAGCGCCGTGGAGACCTCCGTCGGGCTGGAGGCGGGGCTGCGGCTGGCCGCGGCCCTGCCGGAGCTGCCGTTCGCCTGCGGCCTGGAGACCGGCCGGCTCCTGGCCCGCGACGTCACCGCGCACCCGCTGCTGCCGGCCGCGGGCCAGATCGAGGTGCGCCCCGCGCACGTCGACGCCGATCTGCTGGCGGCCTGCCGCGCCGACGCGCGAACCGAACGCTGGTGGCTGGACAGGTTGCACCGGGTGGCCGCGGCCGCGGGGATGGAGCTGCCGTGA
- a CDS encoding nucleotidyltransferase family protein — protein MISHTAPHKAVVLARGLGSRMRRAAEDVALTAEQSRAADAGVKAMISLDGRPFLDFVISALADAGFTEVCLVIGPEHDLIRDHYDGITKQRVRISYAVQAEPLGTANAVLAAEEFAGGDRVLVLNSDNYYPAEALELLHEAPGSALVGFTREGMLKHSNIPAERIAAFALATADAEGNLAELVEKPDEAAMKRLGDGAVISMNCWLCTPAIFAAARVIPRSARGEYEITDAVRRAITDGDPYRLVRADLGVLDMSSRGDIASVVETLHAREVLL, from the coding sequence ATGATTTCGCACACTGCACCGCACAAAGCCGTCGTCCTCGCCCGTGGCCTGGGGTCACGCATGCGCAGGGCAGCCGAGGACGTCGCGCTGACCGCAGAGCAGAGCAGGGCCGCCGACGCCGGGGTGAAGGCCATGATCTCCCTGGACGGCCGGCCCTTCCTGGACTTCGTGATCTCGGCCCTGGCGGACGCCGGTTTCACCGAGGTCTGCTTGGTTATCGGCCCCGAACACGACCTGATCCGCGACCACTACGACGGCATCACCAAGCAGCGCGTGCGCATCTCCTACGCGGTGCAGGCCGAACCCCTCGGCACCGCGAACGCGGTGCTGGCTGCGGAGGAGTTCGCAGGCGGGGACCGGGTGCTGGTGCTCAACTCGGACAACTACTACCCCGCCGAGGCGCTCGAGCTGCTGCACGAGGCGCCCGGTTCCGCGCTGGTGGGTTTCACCCGCGAGGGCATGCTGAAACACTCCAACATTCCCGCCGAACGCATCGCCGCGTTCGCGCTGGCCACCGCCGACGCCGAGGGCAACCTGGCCGAGCTGGTGGAGAAACCCGACGAGGCCGCGATGAAGCGCCTGGGAGACGGGGCCGTGATCTCCATGAACTGCTGGTTGTGCACACCCGCGATCTTCGCGGCCGCCCGCGTCATTCCGAGGTCGGCGCGCGGCGAGTACGAGATCACCGACGCGGTGCGCCGCGCCATCACCGACGGCGACCCGTACCGCCTGGTCCGAGCGGACCTCGGGGTGCTCGACATGTCGAGCCGCGGGGACATCGCATCCGTGGTGGAGACCCTGCACGCCCGGGAAGTGCTCCTGTGA
- a CDS encoding Re/Si-specific NAD(P)(+) transhydrogenase subunit alpha — MDVGVPREIGDTRVAATPKTVAQLRKLGYHVFVESGAGLGASFSDDAYREVGGVIVDNAWDRDIVLAVGAPSDTQLLDMHPGATLISFLAPRQDPSLTRRIAAQGVNALSMDMVPRTSRAQALDALSSLANISGYRAVVEAAHAFGRFFTGQVTAAGKVPPATVFVIGTGVAGLAAIGAASSLGAVVRATDVRPETAEQVTSMGATFLHVGQADQGVSSDGYAKEVGADYAARAAELYAAQAREVDIIITTAAIPGKPSPRLITAEMVESMKPGSVIVDMAAIGGGNCELTRPGESYVTENGVTIIGYTDLSSRLPGQSSQLYGTNLVNALKLMTPGKDGNLVIDFDDEVVRNMTIVRDGEVTFPPPEIKVSAAPAPATTARPSTPATPAKPPRPWWHQVAWVGAGSVALIALLTLAPSPLVGLMAVFVLAIVVGYYVVWNVTHALHTPLMSVTNAVSGIIVVGAMTQLPSDNWVVKIIAFVAVLIASINVFGGFTVTHRMLNMFRKG; from the coding sequence ATGGACGTTGGTGTACCACGGGAGATCGGCGACACGCGTGTCGCGGCAACTCCAAAAACCGTTGCCCAGTTGCGGAAACTCGGCTACCACGTTTTCGTGGAGTCGGGAGCCGGCCTTGGGGCCTCATTCAGTGACGACGCCTACCGTGAGGTTGGTGGGGTGATCGTCGACAACGCCTGGGACCGTGACATCGTGCTCGCGGTCGGGGCGCCTTCGGATACGCAGCTGCTGGACATGCATCCGGGAGCCACGCTGATTTCCTTCCTGGCACCCAGGCAGGATCCGAGTCTGACCAGGAGGATCGCCGCCCAGGGCGTCAACGCGCTCAGCATGGACATGGTGCCGCGCACCTCCCGCGCCCAGGCCCTCGACGCCCTCAGCTCCCTGGCCAACATCTCCGGTTACCGGGCCGTCGTCGAGGCCGCCCACGCCTTCGGGCGGTTCTTCACCGGCCAGGTGACCGCGGCCGGCAAGGTGCCCCCAGCCACCGTGTTCGTGATCGGTACCGGCGTGGCTGGGCTCGCAGCCATCGGCGCCGCCAGCTCGCTGGGTGCCGTCGTGCGGGCGACCGACGTGCGGCCCGAGACCGCGGAGCAGGTCACCTCCATGGGGGCCACCTTCCTGCACGTCGGCCAGGCCGACCAGGGGGTCAGCTCCGACGGCTACGCCAAGGAGGTGGGCGCCGACTACGCGGCGCGCGCAGCCGAGTTGTACGCCGCCCAGGCGCGCGAGGTGGACATCATCATCACCACCGCGGCCATCCCCGGGAAACCCTCACCCAGGCTGATCACCGCCGAGATGGTGGAATCCATGAAACCGGGTTCGGTGATCGTCGACATGGCGGCCATCGGCGGCGGAAACTGCGAACTCACCCGGCCCGGCGAGAGCTACGTCACCGAAAACGGGGTGACCATCATCGGCTACACCGACCTGTCCTCCCGGCTGCCCGGGCAGTCGTCGCAGCTCTACGGCACCAACCTCGTCAACGCCCTCAAACTCATGACCCCCGGCAAGGACGGGAACCTCGTCATCGACTTCGACGACGAGGTGGTGCGCAACATGACCATCGTCCGCGACGGGGAGGTGACCTTCCCGCCCCCGGAGATCAAGGTCTCCGCGGCGCCCGCACCGGCCACCACGGCCAGGCCATCGACGCCCGCCACGCCTGCGAAACCCCCGCGTCCCTGGTGGCACCAGGTGGCCTGGGTCGGGGCCGGGTCGGTGGCGTTGATCGCGCTGCTGACCCTCGCCCCGTCGCCGCTGGTGGGCCTGATGGCCGTTTTCGTGCTGGCCATCGTCGTCGGCTACTACGTGGTCTGGAACGTCACCCACGCCCTCCACACCCCGTTGATGAGCGTCACCAACGCCGTCAGCGGCATCATCGTGGTCGGTGCCATGACGCAGCTGCCCAGCGACAACTGGGTCGTGAAGATCATCGCCTTCGTGGCGGTGCTGATCGCATCCATCAACGTCTTCGGCGGGTTCACGGTGACCCACCGCATGCTGAACATGTTCCGGAAGGGCTGA
- the menD gene encoding 2-succinyl-5-enolpyruvyl-6-hydroxy-3-cyclohexene-1-carboxylic-acid synthase, protein MNSPLLGKVIVEALLASGVRDVLLAPGSRNAPISLALHAAETAGLLGLHVRIDERVAAFTALGMAKASGRVVAVVTTSGTAVGNLVPAAMEARASGIPLLLLTADRPAHLVGTGANQTCDQLGILGPAAVGVLRLASGTGTEPAWRATITRACALAAGTRTRRPGPVQVNVEFETPLVDAATPAPEPQQVRPVMAPSTGTEVYEATGTARTVVLAGDASPAVGAEARATAEVAGVPLLAEPSSNARTGSAVPRYRELLPVLGPEIERVVVFGHPTLSRPVTELLGRGDIELIVVAPHADWIDPGHAAARVVDRVLLPPGDPAWLARWRDPGGATPREPRELTGETVAAEVVAATRPGENLVFGASSSIRYADLAPVNPNPGLCWANRGLAGIDGTVATATGIALATGAPTTLLLGDLTLQHDLGALVTPDAGHEVRLRVILLDDHGGAIFASLEQGQPVFAASFDRVFRAPQGVELGSVVRSMGWRTSEVTCIQSLRQVLARPSSDRELLHIVLGQD, encoded by the coding sequence GTGAACTCCCCGCTGCTGGGAAAGGTGATCGTGGAGGCCCTGCTGGCCTCCGGGGTCCGGGACGTGCTGCTGGCACCCGGTTCCCGCAACGCCCCGATCTCCCTGGCCCTCCACGCCGCCGAGACCGCCGGGCTGCTGGGCCTGCACGTCAGGATCGATGAACGCGTAGCGGCCTTCACCGCCCTCGGAATGGCGAAGGCCTCGGGCAGGGTCGTCGCGGTGGTCACCACCTCTGGGACGGCCGTGGGGAACCTGGTGCCCGCCGCCATGGAGGCGCGCGCCTCCGGGATCCCGCTGCTGCTGCTGACCGCCGACCGCCCCGCGCATCTGGTCGGCACGGGCGCCAACCAGACCTGCGACCAGCTGGGGATCCTCGGCCCCGCTGCGGTCGGGGTGCTGCGGCTGGCCTCCGGTACGGGCACCGAACCGGCCTGGCGTGCGACGATCACCCGCGCCTGCGCCCTGGCCGCAGGCACCAGGACCCGCCGCCCGGGGCCCGTGCAGGTCAACGTGGAGTTCGAGACCCCGCTCGTCGACGCCGCCACGCCTGCTCCCGAACCCCAGCAGGTGCGCCCGGTCATGGCACCGAGCACCGGAACCGAGGTGTACGAGGCCACGGGGACGGCCCGCACCGTGGTGCTAGCGGGGGACGCGTCCCCCGCGGTGGGTGCGGAGGCCAGGGCCACCGCGGAGGTGGCAGGTGTCCCGTTGCTGGCCGAGCCCTCCAGCAACGCCCGCACCGGCAGCGCAGTACCCCGCTACCGGGAACTGCTGCCCGTCCTCGGCCCCGAGATCGAACGCGTGGTGGTTTTCGGGCATCCCACGCTGTCCAGGCCCGTTACCGAACTGCTGGGCCGCGGCGATATCGAGTTGATCGTCGTCGCACCGCACGCCGACTGGATCGATCCCGGGCACGCCGCCGCACGAGTGGTCGACCGTGTCCTGCTGCCGCCCGGGGATCCCGCCTGGCTGGCCCGCTGGCGGGATCCGGGGGGCGCGACTCCGCGGGAACCGCGGGAGCTCACGGGGGAGACCGTGGCCGCGGAGGTGGTCGCGGCCACGCGGCCCGGCGAAAACCTGGTATTCGGCGCCAGCTCCAGCATTCGCTACGCGGACCTCGCTCCGGTCAACCCGAACCCCGGGCTCTGCTGGGCGAACCGCGGGCTGGCCGGGATAGACGGCACGGTTGCCACGGCCACCGGGATCGCCCTGGCCACCGGGGCGCCGACGACGCTGCTGCTGGGCGACCTCACCCTGCAACACGACCTTGGGGCGCTGGTAACGCCCGATGCCGGACACGAGGTGCGTTTACGTGTCATCCTTTTGGACGACCATGGGGGGGCGATATTCGCATCCCTGGAGCAGGGGCAACCGGTTTTCGCCGCCTCCTTCGACCGGGTGTTCCGGGCCCCACAAGGGGTTGAGCTGGGTTCGGTGGTCCGTTCGATGGGGTGGCGGACGTCGGAAGTTACCTGCATACAATCGCTGCGTCAGGTGCTTGCCAGGCCAAGCTCTGACCGTGAGTTACTGCATATTGTTCTGGGTCAGGACTAG
- a CDS encoding AMP-binding protein: MNTDVSRMLDGGPALWLADGPAPRLPRGVGAVVQTSGTTGSARRVVLSREALRAAARAARERVGGDLTWHLALPGRYVAGLMVQVRSAVAGRRAPVVPTDLEGLAPTGDGDAISLVPTQLHRALGDAAVTQRLRAFDLILLGGAPLGAGLRERAGDAGLAVVESYGMSETSGGVVWDGKPLPGVWIGLCDGRVSIGGPTLFDGYLDDPAATAEAMEEGTLLTHDRGRWEGGRLVITGRVDDVVISGGVNVDLAEVRAAAARIDPETAVLAVPDAEWGTRVVLFAPGGDLAGWREALAGALPRTWLPRQLVGTPIPRTPGGKPDREALSGLIAGENH, encoded by the coding sequence ATGAACACGGACGTGTCCCGGATGCTGGATGGCGGGCCGGCGCTGTGGCTGGCGGACGGCCCGGCCCCCCGGCTGCCGCGGGGAGTGGGGGCGGTGGTGCAGACCTCCGGTACGACCGGGTCGGCCCGGCGCGTCGTGCTTTCCAGGGAGGCGTTGCGGGCCGCAGCCAGGGCGGCCCGGGAACGTGTGGGAGGCGACCTGACCTGGCATCTGGCCCTGCCCGGGCGTTACGTGGCCGGGCTGATGGTGCAGGTGCGCTCGGCGGTGGCGGGCCGGAGGGCGCCCGTGGTTCCCACCGACCTCGAAGGGCTTGCCCCCACCGGTGATGGCGACGCCATAAGCCTGGTGCCCACTCAGCTGCACCGCGCCTTGGGGGATGCCGCCGTCACGCAGCGGCTGCGGGCCTTCGATCTGATCCTGCTCGGCGGTGCTCCCCTCGGGGCCGGGTTGCGGGAACGCGCCGGGGACGCGGGGCTGGCCGTGGTCGAGAGCTACGGCATGTCGGAGACCAGCGGCGGGGTGGTCTGGGACGGCAAACCGCTGCCGGGCGTCTGGATCGGGCTGTGTGACGGCCGGGTGAGCATCGGCGGCCCGACGCTGTTCGACGGCTACCTGGACGACCCCGCCGCGACCGCCGAGGCCATGGAAGAAGGCACGTTGCTCACCCATGACCGGGGACGCTGGGAGGGCGGCAGGCTCGTGATCACCGGGCGCGTCGACGACGTGGTCATCTCCGGCGGGGTGAACGTCGACCTGGCCGAGGTGCGGGCCGCCGCGGCCCGCATCGACCCGGAGACCGCGGTGCTGGCCGTCCCGGACGCGGAGTGGGGGACGCGGGTGGTGCTGTTCGCCCCCGGCGGTGATCTGGCGGGCTGGCGCGAAGCCCTCGCGGGCGCACTGCCCAGGACGTGGTTGCCACGGCAGCTCGTCGGCACCCCGATCCCGCGTACCCCCGGGGGTAAACCGGACCGCGAGGCCCTCAGTGGCCTCATCGCGGGCGAGAACCATTAG
- a CDS encoding TetR/AcrR family transcriptional regulator, translated as MRSHGRRTGPKPGFTHDDVVTAALEIGIRDFTLAGVAKRLGVGTPALYRTIASRDDLLRGCLKRLAEENRFTVPECGWRELLRHQAEWLWGLVDRHPGLAETFLVVTWAHHYFVRGMKTCIDALVERGFSPDDAVFAVDFIGDTVLCTHLVIEANRAILPGEDGTVATGLEVAVENFNREKFAEDFPEQLVPNEGWTGRGFLDRKIEFVIEGMARRVGG; from the coding sequence ATGAGATCACACGGGAGGCGCACCGGTCCGAAACCGGGCTTCACCCACGACGACGTCGTCACGGCCGCGTTGGAGATCGGGATCCGGGACTTCACCCTCGCCGGGGTGGCCAAACGCCTGGGGGTCGGCACCCCGGCGCTGTACCGCACCATCGCGTCGCGGGACGACCTGCTGCGTGGCTGTCTGAAACGCCTGGCCGAGGAGAACAGGTTCACCGTCCCCGAATGCGGGTGGCGGGAACTGCTGCGGCACCAGGCCGAGTGGTTGTGGGGTCTGGTGGACCGCCACCCCGGGCTCGCGGAGACGTTCCTGGTGGTCACGTGGGCGCACCACTACTTCGTCCGGGGCATGAAAACCTGCATCGATGCGCTGGTCGAGCGGGGGTTCAGCCCGGACGACGCCGTCTTCGCCGTGGACTTCATCGGCGACACCGTGCTGTGCACCCATCTGGTGATCGAGGCGAACCGTGCGATCCTCCCGGGGGAGGACGGTACGGTTGCGACGGGGCTGGAGGTAGCCGTCGAGAACTTCAACCGGGAGAAGTTCGCCGAGGATTTTCCGGAGCAGCTCGTGCCCAACGAGGGCTGGACGGGCCGGGGTTTCCTGGACCGCAAGATCGAGTTCGTCATCGAGGGCATGGCCCGGCGGGTCGGGGGCTGA
- a CDS encoding galactokinase family protein, translating into MTAWFVPGRLEVLGKHTDYAGGNSLLAAVEQGITVELEDAACGISAVTTASPDEELTLMPSHPGALPAGHWGGYLQAVIDRLALNFGELRPARLVINSTLPLASGMSSSSALVVAVALALIDHNGFRESPEWRENIASGTDLAGYLACFENGLSFGSLTGVRGVGTFGGSEDHTAMLCCQVDRLTRFRFCPIREGESVALPGDLSFVIGVSGVLAEKTGAARELYNAASLRTREIVAAWNSATGAEESTIGGILAGDEDTWEGLSAVVAHSPGLSARLRAFLTESEELIPAAVTALEDGDLDALGRLVERSQRNARDNLGNQVRETIRMQALARDLGAQAASSFGAGFGGSVWALVPTADADDFATAWLERYSAEFPEVAERATTLITRPGGPAHRL; encoded by the coding sequence GTGACCGCGTGGTTCGTGCCCGGGCGACTGGAGGTCCTGGGCAAGCACACCGACTACGCGGGCGGGAACTCGCTGCTGGCCGCGGTGGAGCAGGGAATCACGGTAGAGCTGGAGGATGCGGCCTGCGGGATCTCGGCCGTCACGACGGCCTCGCCCGACGAGGAACTGACCCTGATGCCCAGCCACCCGGGCGCCCTTCCCGCCGGGCACTGGGGCGGCTACCTGCAGGCGGTGATCGACCGGCTGGCCCTCAACTTCGGTGAGCTGCGTCCCGCACGGCTGGTCATCAACTCGACACTGCCGCTGGCCTCCGGCATGTCGTCGAGTTCGGCGCTGGTGGTGGCGGTGGCGCTGGCCCTGATAGACCACAACGGCTTCCGGGAGAGTCCCGAGTGGCGGGAGAACATCGCATCCGGGACCGACCTGGCCGGATACCTGGCCTGTTTCGAGAACGGCTTGAGTTTCGGGTCGCTGACCGGGGTCCGGGGGGTCGGCACCTTCGGCGGCTCCGAGGACCACACCGCCATGCTGTGCTGCCAGGTCGACCGGCTGACGCGATTCCGGTTCTGCCCGATCCGGGAGGGCGAATCCGTCGCGCTGCCCGGGGACCTGAGTTTCGTCATCGGGGTCTCCGGGGTTCTGGCCGAAAAAACCGGGGCGGCCCGGGAACTGTACAACGCGGCATCGCTGCGGACCCGGGAGATCGTCGCCGCCTGGAACTCCGCCACCGGCGCCGAGGAGTCCACGATCGGCGGCATCCTGGCCGGCGACGAGGACACCTGGGAAGGCCTCAGCGCGGTCGTCGCCCACTCCCCCGGGCTGTCGGCGCGGCTGCGGGCCTTCCTGACCGAATCGGAGGAGCTGATACCGGCGGCGGTCACGGCTCTTGAGGACGGCGACCTCGACGCCCTCGGGCGGCTGGTCGAACGCTCCCAGCGCAACGCCCGCGACAATCTGGGCAACCAAGTGCGAGAGACCATCCGGATGCAGGCCCTGGCCCGCGACCTGGGAGCGCAGGCCGCCTCCAGTTTCGGGGCGGGCTTCGGCGGCTCGGTGTGGGCGCTGGTACCCACCGCCGACGCCGACGATTTCGCCACTGCCTGGCTGGAGCGCTATTCGGCCGAGTTCCCGGAGGTCGCGGAAAGGGCCACCACCCTGATCACCCGTCCCGGCGGCCCGGCCCACCGGCTCTGA
- the dhaL gene encoding dihydroxyacetone kinase subunit DhaL, whose protein sequence is MFASPDALSAWLKSTAAEFEDRIDELDGLDAAIGDGDHGTNMARGMATAATIVPGPNTTTREYLNQVGMALVSSVGGASGPLYGTFFLRVGQLWQSPHTVSSLWQALKAGRDGIASRGRAKAGDKTMLDALCPAVDVLEHAAMERDEEASTSLARAAAAARAGAEATRDMLARRGRAAHYGERSIGHLDPGAVSMAMILDSASRHL, encoded by the coding sequence ATGTTTGCCAGCCCTGATGCCCTGAGCGCTTGGCTGAAATCGACCGCCGCGGAGTTCGAGGACCGCATCGACGAGCTGGACGGGCTGGACGCCGCTATCGGCGACGGCGACCACGGCACGAACATGGCCCGCGGTATGGCGACCGCCGCCACGATCGTCCCCGGACCGAACACCACCACACGCGAATACCTCAACCAAGTCGGCATGGCCCTGGTGAGCTCCGTCGGCGGGGCCTCGGGGCCGTTGTACGGAACGTTCTTCCTGCGGGTCGGGCAGCTCTGGCAGTCCCCGCACACCGTCTCCAGTCTCTGGCAGGCGCTGAAGGCCGGGCGCGACGGAATCGCCTCGCGAGGCAGGGCGAAGGCGGGCGACAAGACCATGCTGGACGCCCTGTGCCCCGCCGTCGACGTGCTCGAACACGCGGCCATGGAACGCGACGAGGAGGCATCCACCAGTCTGGCCCGGGCCGCCGCCGCCGCGCGGGCGGGGGCCGAGGCCACCCGCGACATGCTGGCCCGCCGCGGCCGCGCGGCGCACTACGGGGAGCGCTCCATCGGGCACCTCGATCCGGGGGCGGTGTCCATGGCGATGATCCTCGACAGCGCATCCCGTCACCTCTGA